In a single window of the Chondrocystis sp. NIES-4102 genome:
- a CDS encoding cobyric acid synthase CobQ — protein MKAIMVVGTTSNAGKSFLTAALCRILARHGWRVTPFKGQNMALNAYVTPTGGEIGHAQAVQAWAAGVAPRVEMNPILLKPQGDMTSQVIIKGKAVGVVKASEYYEKYFDLGWEVIQESLYRLSLEFDLVVCEGAGSPAEINLKHRDLTNMRVAKHLNAPTILVVDIERGGAFAHVVGTLELLDPVERSLVKGVVINKFRGQKELLDSGIEWLEERTKVPVLGVIPWSHHKFPSEDSLDLLARNRRRSSEDININVIRLPRIANFTDFDPLEAEASVAVNYIEIQDSLGHPDAVIIPGTKTTIADLLAMEKSGMAEQIRNYAAAGGTVLGICGGFQILGQRIIDPEGLEGEAGEFNALNLLPITTILSTNKIARQRQVTSHFPQAGLPVDGYEIHQGRSRITRRLKEDENDYQPIFDDPGLGLVDKSQSIWGCYIHGLFDNGAWRRSWINQLRKQRGMSSLATGISNYRDQRESTLNILADIVEKNLDLKAILSNYY, from the coding sequence ATGAAAGCTATTATGGTGGTCGGGACAACATCTAATGCAGGCAAATCCTTCCTGACTGCTGCATTATGCCGTATTTTAGCAAGACACGGTTGGCGAGTTACCCCCTTTAAAGGACAAAACATGGCACTCAATGCCTATGTAACTCCCACAGGCGGAGAAATAGGTCATGCACAAGCAGTTCAAGCATGGGCAGCAGGGGTAGCACCTAGGGTAGAAATGAACCCTATTCTACTCAAGCCTCAAGGAGATATGACCTCGCAAGTAATTATTAAGGGTAAAGCTGTTGGTGTTGTTAAAGCCAGCGAATATTACGAGAAATACTTTGATCTCGGTTGGGAAGTAATACAAGAGTCCTTATACCGTCTATCTTTAGAATTTGATTTAGTGGTATGCGAAGGGGCGGGAAGTCCTGCGGAGATTAACCTCAAGCACCGCGATCTTACCAATATGCGCGTAGCAAAACATTTAAATGCCCCGACTATCCTAGTTGTGGATATAGAAAGAGGTGGCGCATTTGCTCATGTAGTGGGAACTTTAGAACTATTAGACCCCGTAGAGCGATCGCTTGTAAAGGGAGTAGTGATTAATAAATTCCGTGGACAAAAAGAACTTTTAGATTCAGGTATTGAATGGTTGGAAGAGAGAACTAAAGTACCTGTATTGGGGGTAATTCCCTGGAGTCATCACAAGTTTCCTTCAGAAGATTCTCTGGATTTATTGGCAAGAAACCGTCGCCGTAGCAGTGAAGATATTAATATTAATGTCATCAGACTCCCCAGAATTGCTAATTTTACCGACTTTGACCCCCTAGAAGCAGAAGCGAGTGTAGCTGTAAATTATATAGAGATTCAAGATTCTTTAGGACATCCCGATGCAGTAATTATTCCTGGGACTAAAACTACTATTGCTGACTTATTGGCAATGGAAAAAAGCGGTATGGCAGAACAAATTAGAAATTATGCTGCTGCTGGGGGGACTGTATTAGGTATTTGCGGAGGTTTCCAGATTTTAGGACAACGAATTATAGACCCTGAAGGACTCGAAGGTGAAGCAGGGGAATTTAACGCCCTCAATTTATTACCCATTACTACTATTCTTTCTACTAATAAAATTGCTCGTCAACGACAGGTTACTTCCCATTTTCCCCAAGCAGGTTTACCTGTAGATGGTTATGAAATTCATCAAGGTAGAAGTCGCATTACCCGTCGTTTGAAGGAAGATGAGAATGACTATCAACCGATTTTTGATGATCCTGGTTTAGGATTAGTAGATAAAAGTCAGTCAATCTGGGGTTGTTATATCCACGGCTTATTTGATAATGGTGCTTGGCGACGCTCTTGGATTAATCAATTGCGTAAGCAAAGGGGAATGTCTTCTCTGGCTACTGGTATTTCTAATTATCGCGATCAAAGGGAATCTACCCTTAATATTTTGGCGGATATTGTTGAGAAGAATCTCGATCTTAAAGCTATTTTGTCTAATTATTATTAG
- a CDS encoding histidine kinase: MQETRTNILMWYALLMFFFIAVSLPTIRQRLYSGVDTRVRGELAEEVEEFRKALVAELFAPAPLFEQPPVNALEARYAKLNNLFDNYIEKELLEDDTYLISIVNGQFYKASSLALPPGMEADSKLMKYWASLETEKNGEQRMADPNIGNIIYTVIPIKTETETLGAFVVVHATEGERKEAIEAMRIVTQVKIIALCLALILAWFVAGKVLAPLRTLITTARSISDTDLSKRLPIKGNGELAELAITFNEMMERLQTSFTTQRNFINDAGHELRTPITIIRGHLELMGDDPQEQQETIELVLDELDRMNRLVSDLVLLAKSENPNFLKIEKVDIASLTEEVLVKIKALGERNWQLDCVANGTVTVDRQRLTQALVNLAQNATQHTVEENTIAIGSAIARGEVHFWIRDTGEGIDPSDQKRIFERFARVSGSRRRSEGSGLGLAIVKAIAEAHGGMIRLDSNLGMGSKFTIVLPLEAKPKLPTITVSRE; encoded by the coding sequence ATGCAAGAAACACGTACTAATATTCTAATGTGGTACGCATTATTGATGTTTTTTTTCATTGCTGTATCTTTACCAACTATCCGCCAGCGTTTATATAGTGGAGTCGATACCCGTGTTAGAGGAGAATTAGCCGAAGAAGTAGAAGAGTTTCGCAAAGCACTAGTTGCAGAATTATTTGCACCCGCGCCCTTATTTGAACAACCGCCAGTTAATGCTTTAGAGGCGAGATATGCCAAACTCAATAATCTGTTTGATAATTATATTGAAAAGGAACTACTAGAAGACGACACATATCTAATTAGCATTGTCAATGGTCAATTTTATAAAGCTAGTTCACTCGCCTTACCACCAGGAATGGAAGCAGACTCAAAGTTAATGAAGTATTGGGCAAGCTTGGAGACGGAAAAAAACGGTGAGCAACGAATGGCAGATCCTAATATTGGCAATATTATCTACACAGTAATTCCGATTAAAACCGAGACAGAAACATTAGGGGCTTTTGTAGTTGTTCATGCGACAGAAGGGGAGAGAAAGGAAGCAATAGAAGCAATGCGAATAGTGACTCAGGTAAAAATAATTGCTCTGTGTCTGGCTTTAATCTTAGCTTGGTTCGTGGCGGGTAAAGTTTTAGCTCCCTTAAGAACCTTAATTACGACGGCGCGATCTATTAGTGATACGGATTTAAGTAAACGTTTGCCTATTAAAGGAAATGGGGAATTAGCCGAACTGGCGATAACTTTTAATGAGATGATGGAGAGGTTACAAACTTCTTTTACTACTCAACGCAACTTCATCAACGATGCAGGACATGAATTGCGAACTCCGATCACCATTATTCGGGGACATTTGGAATTAATGGGAGATGATCCACAAGAACAACAAGAAACCATCGAATTAGTGCTAGATGAACTCGATCGCATGAATCGTTTAGTTAGTGATTTAGTTTTATTGGCAAAGTCGGAAAATCCCAATTTTTTAAAAATCGAGAAGGTAGATATTGCTTCCTTAACAGAAGAAGTATTAGTAAAAATCAAAGCTTTAGGAGAGCGAAACTGGCAATTAGACTGCGTAGCCAACGGTACAGTAACAGTAGATCGTCAACGCCTGACACAAGCTTTAGTTAATTTGGCACAAAATGCCACCCAACACACAGTTGAAGAAAATACCATTGCCATAGGTTCAGCGATCGCTCGTGGAGAAGTACATTTTTGGATTCGTGATACAGGGGAAGGTATTGATCCTAGTGATCAAAAGCGCATTTTTGAAAGATTTGCACGAGTTAGTGGTAGTCGTCGTCGTTCGGAAGGTTCGGGGTTAGGTTTGGCTATTGTTAAAGCGATCGCCGAAGCTCATGGCGGTATGATTCGTCTCGATTCTAATTTGGGTATGGGATCTAAGTTTACAATTGTTTTACCCCTAGAAGCCAAGCCAAAGTTACCGACGATAACTGTTAGTAGGGAATAG